One segment of Pyricularia oryzae 70-15 chromosome 3, whole genome shotgun sequence DNA contains the following:
- a CDS encoding Yip1 domain-containing protein, with protein MASSANKPYPPAASIDEDDDDLIDPDDAELNDFDDPLNNQATSSRAPLTGNIGSSTTSGGAAASSSSSRRPLNENYLTSRIGGEDRAAAQNTIDETVWDTLRRDLLAVWSKMREVLYPRYLFGGTMFESSEGIRGAYANMRSAGISGTREELAGLAGRVMDPENLLNQSNMTPGLRDWDLWGPLIFCLLLSLLLSFNASASQKDLVFSGVFAMVWIGEAVVTLQIKLLGGNISFAQSVCIIGYTLFPLVIASLLSAFNLYWIARIPVYLVLIGWAMAAGVSILGGSGVVNNRVGLAVYPLFVFYLGLGCLCFISYPS; from the exons ATGGCCTCATCTGCCAATAAGCCATACCCTCCGGCAGCGAGCATtgacgaggatgatgatgatcTCATAGATCCCGATGATG CCGAGCTGAACGACTTCGACGACCCACTCAACAACCAAGCCACATCCTCCCGCGCTCCGCTGACCGGCAACATCGGCAGCAGCACAACAAGCGGCGGTGCTGCAGCGTCGTCATCGAGTTCGCGCCGCCCTCTCAACGAAAACTACCTCACCTCCCGCATCGGCGGCGAGGACAGGGCGGCAGCCCAAAACACCATCGACGAGACCGTGTGGGACACGCTGCGCCGGGACCTGCTCGCGGTCTGGAGCAAGATGCGCGAGGTCCTGTACCCGCGCTACCTCTTTGGCGGCACCATGTTCGAGTCCTCCGAGGGCATCCGCGGCGCCTACGCCAACATGCGCTCCGCCGGCATCTCGGGCACCCGCGAGGAGCTGGCCGGCCTGGCCGGTCGCGTCATGGACCCCGAGAACCTGCTCAACCAGAGCAACATGACTCCCGGCCTGAGGGACTGGGACCTCTGGGGACCTCTGATATTTTGTCTGCTCCTGAGTttgttgctgagcttcaATGCCAGCGCGAGTCAGAAGGACCTGGTGTTCAGTGGCGTGTTTGCCATGGTCTGGATCGGGGAGGCTGTCGTTACGTTGCAGATCAAACTTTTGGGAGGCAATAT CTCATTTGCACAAAGCGTATGCATCATTGGCTACACGTTGTTCCCGCTCGTCATCGCCTCTCTCCTTTCGGCATTCAACCTCTACTGGATTGCCCGGATCCCCGTCTATCTGGTGCTCATCGGCTGGGCTATGGCGGCCGGCGTCAGCATCCTCGGTGGCAGCGGCGTCGTCAATAACAGAGTCGGCCTTGCTGTCTATCCATTGTTCGTCTTTTACCTGGGACTGGGATGTCTCTGCTTCATCAGCTACCCGTCATAG
- a CDS encoding ABC transporter has protein sequence MRAVFVQQYYAISTQLCVRFKSSMTQELYHTAMESLEIDDCVVTALLESAGSKAKAKKKSKGAKATAAGKLVNLMSSDIDEVYKARDFIITAFNIPLGLMLATWMLWDLLGWRAVPGLIVVLAGLRLAKLAATRIAKAKKAVKKAQDRRVSLLHEYTTSIQCLKQLSWEDLAAVAIGKVRAEELAHLWTYNLWYAISSQVIEAIPVSMVLAMFIPFAWGNHPLSASLAFTTVSLCGSLRAGLTTVNATVRKYESALISLNRLDKYFKSVTPLTTYPTGSLSIHNASFYRRRSDTMLALKNINLDVHDLVEGQLNVLTGKSGSGKTMLLRSILGETLMDGGDAFMTRPRDIVYASQTPWLMNQSIKLNIILGKGFDEQRYHRVVQACSLNPDLALLPHGDETAVGPNGSSLSGGQRSRIALARTLYAADTASLVLLDDVFAALDTRTIAKVWQECFCGEGSLLDNKTVLLVTQLASIRGQAAAVIKMRNGEVVRTYHPARISPRHDLGAVATSNDNITATPETQKLSVASKPNSRPTGLLALSKYQTSEDVNKGAAKGQRDQALFIAIWQYLQRFGGSRYWAVCCLVTLAASLVPLLPPWALSKWAQSSDVDHGKYFSGPKGHLVIFFGLSLVEAGLTMGMHIMFARGAWQAANRLNNEAVLAIMEASPKWHSQEIPGSIVTCLTKDLDSLDTDLGRSLLNVIRLVLQTISRIVVTASIITDFIWPALTCCVLAAVVGRAYSKTTRPVKNLVQAARSPVFTLYSETLGGLAILRAARDPGPTAMRVVFGKMLAHKLLVYSRALATQLNLGRWLAIHVEALAMLLSVAAGAIALLRKDSLLSNGTPAASLALSIHHAVALGDVSLKLIKAWSDLDMEINALTRILHLAEAEPEDIDDSEHTIYNMEDGVWPRCGSIRFTNVTAKYDQSDKLVLKDVTLEIKPGERVAIVGRTGAGKSSIIQTLLRRTQVVSGSVEIDGVDIRAVSRKRLRGSVAYIPQDAVLFNGSIRDNLTLGESIEDKLLYKTLKDCAKAAGWNVEALSDTETPSQDDAAVTILHIPSTEETSEHSPLLPRHLAGAAPSPVTGWPWSVYSKAVNAAARLYSWTRNLPTERRPRDINFAGLRISRLESEIDTQNEGHCAIRTEETGPSSAYLNDGMLVNHRGTTIRLSTQVGAGGQNFSHGERQVLSLARALVRGRANNGRAGKVFLMDEATSSMDPKMDRAIQAVIRREVGLPSEAGRGGNSSNSDMDEGGSLSTQRGAAQSRPSIQTTYEQDAAPKGRTLVTIAHRLQTIRDYDKIVVMDEGRIVQVGCWETLIRDSNGLFAKMVEATGEDGLVAADGQPGPSVARGSNLSVS, from the exons ATGCGAGCAGTTTTCGTTCAGCAGTACTACGCGATTTCTACTCAGCTTTGCGTGCGTTTCAAGTCCTCAATGACCCAGGAGCTTTACCACACAGCAATGGAAAGCTTGGAAATTGACGACTGCGTCGTGACTGCGCTGCTCGAGAGTGCAGGTAGCAAGGcaaaggccaagaagaagtcgAAAGGGGCTAAGGCTACAGCGGCTGGGAAGCTGGTAAATCTCATGTCCTCTGATATTGATGAAGTCTATAAAGCAAGGGACTTTATTATCACCGCCTTCAACATTCCGCTAGGACTTATGCTGGCAACTTGGATGCTTTGGGATCTACTGGGTTGGCGGGCTGTCCCCGGGCTTATCGTTGTTCTTGCTGGTCTTCGTCTGGCAAAGCTCGCCGCTACCAGGATAGCtaaggccaagaaggctgTCAAGAAAGCCCAAGATCGTCGAGTGTCGCTTCTACACGAGTACACTACCTCAATCCAGTGCCTGAAGCAGCTTTCTTGGGAAGACTTGGCCGCGGTGGCTATTGGCAAGGTCCGCGCTGAAGAGCTGGCACATCTCTGGACCTACAACCTTTGGTATGCCATCTCCAGTCAAGTCATTGAGGCCATACCCGTTTCCATGGTTCTGGCAATGTTCATTCCCTTTGCATGGGGAAATCACCCACTGTCGGCATCTCTGGCATTTACAACAGTATCACTCTGCGGTTCGCTTCGTGCAGGCCTTACTACTGTCAACGCCACGGTTCGAAAGTACGAATCGGCCTTGATATCGCTCAACAGGCTAGACAAGTATTTCAAAAGTGTGACGCCGTTGACAACTTATCCTACAGGCAGCCTAAGTATACATAACGCATCATTTTATAGGCGCCGGAGTGACACCATGTTAGCACTCAAAAACATCAATCTAGACGTGCACGATTTGGTCGAAGGGCAACTCAATGTTCTCACGGGTAAGAGCGGGAGTGGGAAGACAATGCTCTTAAGATCAATTCTCGGCGAGACTCTGATGGATGGTGGAGATGCCTTCATGACGCGGCCTAGGGACATTGTCTATGCATCTCAGACACCTTGGCTGATGAACCAAAGCATAAAGCTAAACATCATTCTTGGAAAAGGTTTCGATGAGCAGAGATACCACAGGGTTGTTCAGGCGTGCTCGCTCAACCCTGACCTTGCATTGTTACCCCATGGCGATGAGACTGCCGTAGGACCCAATGGCTCGAGCCTATCAG GTGGTCAACGGAGCCGCATCGCCCTGGCTCGAACTCTATATGCAGCTGACACGGCATCTCTTGTCTTGCTTGATGATGTGTTTGCGGCGCTCGACACCCGTACCATAGCCAAAGTGTGGCAAGAATGCTTCTGTGGAGAAGGTTCTCTTTTGGACAACAAGACAGTTCTTCTTGTGACTCAGTTGGCCTCAATCAGGGGGCAAGCTGCAGCTGTGATAAAGATGCGTAATGGTGAAGTTGTACGCACTTATCATCCGGCTCGAATATCTCCGAGACATGACCTCGGGGCCGTGGCAACATCCAATGACAATATCACCGCTACTCCTGAGACCCAAAAGCTCTCGGTAGCTTCCAAGCCCAACAGCAGACCGACTGGCCTCTTGGCGTTGAGCAAATACCAGACGAGCGAGGATGTCAATAAAGGTGCTGCCAAGGGCCAAAGGGATCAAGCGCTAT TCATCGCTATATGGCAGTACTTACAAAGGTTTGGCGGTTCTAGGTACTGGGCCGTTTGCTGTCTCGTCACGTTAGCGGCCAGCCTTGTACCCCTTCTGCCGCCATGGGCTCTGTCAAAGTGGGCTCAAAGCTCGGATGTAGACCACGGCAAATATTTCTCGGGTCCCAAAGGTCATCTGGTTATATTCTTTGGGCTTTCCCTTGTCGAGGCTGGCCTCACCATGGGTATGCACATCATGTTTGCCCGCGGTGCCTGGCAGGCGGCCAACCGGCTCAACAACGAGGCAGTCCTGGCAATCATGGAGGCATCCCCAAAGTGGCACTCGCAAGAGATCCCGGGAAGCATCGTCACCTGCCTCACCAAGGACCTAGATTCGCTCGACACCGACCTCGGGCGGAGCTTGCTGAACGTCATTCGGCTGGTGCTGCAGACCATCTCGCGCATCGTGGTCACGGCGTCAATCATAACTGATTTTATCTGGCCGGCCCTGACCTGCTGCGTCCTCGCCGCTGTAGTCGGCCGCGCTTACAGCAAAACTACAAGGCCCGTCAAGAATCTCGTTCAGGCAGCCCGGAGCCCCGTGTTTACTCTATACTCGGAGACTCTCGGGGGTCTGGCTATCTTGCGGGCCGCGAGGGATCCTGGACCGACTGCCATGAGAGTCGTGTTTGGGAAGATGTTGGCGCACAAGCTCCTTGTCTACTCGCGAGCCCTAGCTACACAGCTCAATCTCGGCCGATGGCTAGCCATTCACGTTGAGGCCCTGGCCATGCTACTCTCTGTGGCAGCAGGGGCCATTGCGCTCTTGAGGAAGGATTCTCTGTTGAGCAACGGTACACCAGCGGCCAGTTTGGCTTTGTCGATACACCATGCTGTTGCTCTAGGGGATGTCAGCCTGAAGTTGATAAAGGCCTGGAGTGATCTCGATATGGAAATAAATGCC CTCACCCGGATTCTGCATCTTGCTGAGGCCGAGCCAGAAGATATAGACGACAGTGAGCACACAATATATAACATGGAGGATGGAGTCTGGCCGAGATGCGGAAGTATCAGGTTTACGAACGTAACGGCCAAGTATGACCAAAGCGACAAATTGGTTCTTAAGGACGTTACTCTGGAGATCAAGCCAGGCGAGAGGGTCGCGATAGTCGGCCGGACAGGGGCAGGAAAGTCTTCCATCATCCAGACTCTTCTCCGTCGCACGCAAGTTGTATCAGGCAGCGTCGAGATCGACGGAGTTGACATCAGGGCTGTGTCGCGTAAAAGGTTGCGTGGAAGCGTTGCGTATATCCCTCAAGACGCCGTACTATTCAACGGTTCGATTCGTGACAACCTAACACTTGGTGAGAGCATTGAGGACAAGTTACTCTACAAGACGCTGAAAGACTGTGCCAAAGCGGCTGGTTGGAATGTCGAGGCGCTCAGCGATACGGAAACGCCCAGCCAGGACGATGCTGCCGTGACTATTCTACATATTCCCTCCACCGAAGAGACATCGGAGCATAGCCCACTGCTGCCACGGCATCTTGCAGGTGCTGCACCGTCTCCAGTTACCGGTTGGCCATGGAGTGTCTACAGCAAGGCAGTCAATGCCGCAGCTAGACTTTACAGTTGGACACGCAATTTGCCTACAGAAAGACGACCCAGAGATATCAATTTCGCAGGCCTTCGAATCTCCCGTTTGGAATCGGAAATAGATACCCAGAATGAAGGCCACTGTGCCATCAGAACTGAGGAAACCGGCCCCAGCAGCGCCTACCTCAATGATGGGATGCTTGTCAATCACCGAGGCACTACTATACGTCTTTCCACGCAGGTCGGGGCGGGCGGGCAGAACTTCTCCCATGGTGAGCGGCAGGTCCTCTCGCTCGCTCGGGCTCTGGTGCGCGGCCGGGCGAACAACGGTAGAGCGGGCAAGGTGTTCCTCATGGATGAGGCCACATCGTCCATGGATCCTAAAATGGACAGGGCAATCCAAGCGGTTATCCGGCGCGAGGTCGGCCTACCGTCCGAAGCTGGCCGCGGCGGAAACAGCAGCAATAGCGACATGGATGAAGGCGGGAGTTTGTCGACACAGCGTGGTGCAGCCCAGTCAAGACCGAGCATACAGACAACCTACGAGCAGGATGCTGCTCCAAAGGGCCGtaccctcgtcaccatcgcgCACAGGCTGCAGACCATCCGGGACTATGACAAGATTGTCGTGATGGACGAGGGGAGGATCGTCCAGGTGGGCTGCTGGGAGACTCTGATCAGGGATTCCAATGGGCTGTTTGCAAAGATGGTGGAGGCCACGGGCGAAGACGGCCTTGTAGCGGCAGACGGTCAGCCAGGGCCTTCGGTTGCGAGAGGGTCAAATCTCAGCGTCTCTTGA
- a CDS encoding FK506-binding protein 1B: MGVTKTTTQQGTGPSPQVGQTVVIEYTGFLKDTSKPDNKGAQFDSSVGRGDFETAIGVQRVIKGWDEGVVSMKVGEKATLDITADYGYGARGFPGAIPPNSDLIFDVYLKGIK; the protein is encoded by the exons ATGGGTGTTACAAAGACCACAACACAGCAGGGCACTGGTCCCAGCCCCCAGGTGGGCCAGACCGTCGTCATCGAGTACACTGGCTTCCTTAAGGACACCAGCAAGCCTGACAACAAGGGCGCCCA GTTCGACTCTTCCGTGGGCAGGGGCGACTTCGAGACGGCTATCGGTGTTCAGCGTGTCATCAAGG GCTGGGACGAGGGTGTCGTTTCCATGAAAGTTGGCGAGAAGGCCACTCTGGACATTACTGC TGACTACGGCTACGGAGCCCGTGGCTTCCCCGGTGCCATCCCGCCCAACTCGGACCTCATCTT CGATGTCTACCTGAAGGGAATCAAATAG
- a CDS encoding general amino acid permease: MADPGNVIGRTASARTKGRSLEEKRSRPLDDVESPHEVGSITTDGKGDRTQRKLKSRHIQLIGIGGTIGTALYVQIGRGLIAGGPASLFIAFSIWCVFILAVTLCMAEMVTYLPISSPFIRFAGNYVDQAFGFAAGWNFFVFEAALVPFEITACNLIIHFWSDAVPAGGIIAIIIILYGLINVMAVQWYGETEFWAALGKVILTVALLLFTFIVMLGGNPLGDRFGFRHWQDPGAFAELHYSGDLGRFLGFLQCLIQASFTIAGPDYVAMAAGEAENPRNVMPRAFNAVFYRLTAFFILGALAVGILVPSNDQDLVNAFNSGAPGAAASPYVVAMNRLQIGVLPHIVNAMVLTAAFSAGNSYVYCASRSLYGLALEGKAPRFLTKCTRNGVPLYSVLVVLAISLLSFLQVSNNAAVVLSWFVSLVTASQLLNFAAICFTYTRFHKALAAQGIDRRTLPYRGWFQPIPAWMGVIACTTMAFVGGYTVFLPGKWKTPDFLFSYTMIIVTPALFVGWKFFNKTKFLKPEEVDLRKHIDEIEEYERNYIPQPSKGLYNKVLDSLFG, translated from the exons atggccgacCCAGGAAACGTCATCGGCCGGACAGCCTCTGCGCGCACCAAGGGGCGGTCACTGGAGGAAAAGCGCTCCAGGCCGTTGGACGATGTTGAAAGCCCTCATGAGGTCGGGTCCATAACGACAGACGGCAAAGGCGACCGCACTCAACGGAAGCTCAAGTCTCGACACATCCAGCTGATAG GTATTGGCGGCACCATTGGCACTGCCCTTTACGTCCAGATCGGCCGTGGCTTGATCGCAGGAGGTCCGGCGAGCTTGTTCATAGCCTTCAGTATATG GTGTGTCTTCATACTGGCCGTCACACTAT gcatggCTGAGATGGTCACCTACCTCCCCATCTCTTCGCCCTTTATTCGATTCGCAGGAAACTATGTCGACCAGGCCTTTGGCTTCGCAGCCGGTTGGAATTTTTTCGTGTTTGAGGCTGCTCTTGTGCCTTTCGAAATCACAGCCTGCAATTTGATAATACACTTTTGGTCTGACGC AGTCCCAGCTGGTGGTATCATTGCCATAATAATCATCCTATACGG GCTAATCAATGTGATGGCGGTTCAGTGGTATGGCGAAACCGAGTTCTGGGCCGCTCTGGGCAAGGTCATCCTCACCGTTGCCTTGCTGCTGTTCACCTTTATAGTAATGCTTGGTGGCAATCCCCTCGGCGATCGCTTTGGGTTCAG GCATTGGCAGGATCCTGGCGCATTTGCCGAGCTGCATTATTCAGGTGATCTGGGCCGTTTCTTGGGCTTCCTGCAGTGCCTCATTCAGGCATCCTTCACTATCGCAGG CCCCGATTACGTCGCCATGGCTGCAGGCGAAGCCGAGAATCCTCGCAATGTCATGCCCAGAGCTTTCAACGCCGTCTTT TATCGCTTGACGGCCTTCTTCATTCTCGGCGCCCTGGCCGTTGGTATCCTTGTGCCATCCAACGATCAAGATCTCGTCAACGCCTTCAACAGCGGCGCCCCAGGTGCAGCCGCCAGTCCTTATGTCGTTGCCATGAACCGACTACAGATCGGTGTGCTGCCACACATTGTCAACGCCATGGTCCTGACAGCCGCCTTCTCCGCAGGCAACAGTTATGTCTACTGTGCCTCGCGCTCACTCTACGGTCTCGCACTCGAGGGCAAGGCACCAAGGTTCCTCACCAAATGCACCAGAAACGGCGTGCCGCTGTACTCGGTTCTTGTCGTCTTGGCAATCTCGCTCCTTTCCTTTCTGCAGGTTTCAAACAACGCCGCAGTCGTCCTGTCGTGGTTCGTCTCTCTCGTGACTGCTTCCCAGCTTCTCAACTTTGCCGCCATCTGCTTCACCTACACACGGTTCCACAAGGCCCTCGCCGCACAGGGCATCGACCGCCGTACTCTGCCGTACAGAGGATGGTTTCAGCCGATCCCCGCGTGGATGGGGGTGATTGCGTGCACGACCATGGCGTTCGTGGGCGGGTATACCGTCTTCCTGCCCGGCAAGTGGAAGACGCCCGACTTTTTGTTCTCGTACACGATGATCATCGTCACACCGGCCTTGTTTGTGGGTTGGAAGTTCTTCAACAAGACCAAATTTCTCAAGCCCGAGGAAGTTGATTTGAGGAAACATATCGACGAGATTGAGGAGTACGAGAGAAACTATATCCCTCAGCCTTCCAA GGGGCTATACAACAAGGTTCTCGACTCTTTATTTGGCTGA